The sequence TCAGGATCGATGGTTCCGGTTCGATCTAAAGCCTAACCAGCGGCCGCCTGCAGCTGCGCGGCCATCATCTCCCACAGCTTGTTGACCGCCTTGACCGGGCGGACCATCACCTTGAAATCGATGATCTTTCCGGCATCGTCAAAGCGGATCAGGTCGATCCCGTTGACGTGGATCCCGTCGATCTCGCAGGTGAACTCCAGCAGCGCGTCATTGCCTTCGACGATCTCGCGGACATAGATGAAGCTGTCATTGCCGAGCACCTTGGCCGCACTCAGCAGATAGAGCATGACCTTGGCCTTGCCGGCCTGGGGGCTATGAACCACGGGTGAGTGGAACACCGCATCGTCGGCCACCAGGGCAGAGAGCAGATCGCGATCAGCGCCGCTTTCCATATAGGCGTGCCAGGCGGCGACACCGGGGTGAGTGGACATCAACAGCTCCTTTGCAGCCTGCAATCCGCCCGACAATGCCGCGACTTGCGCCAAAGTTCCAGTCTGCCCTAAGCCTGCCGGATGAGCAGCGAGCGCCACGCCATCATTGCCGAAGGAATGCAGGCCCTGGCCGCGCGCGATCATGCCCGCGCGGCTGAGCTGTTGCGCTCAGTTGCGGCGGCGGAACCGCCCTCCGATTTTCCCTGGCCGGCGCTGGCCAATGCCGAACTGGCACTGGGCCGAAATGACGCCGCCGAAGCAGCGATCGACCGCCAGTTGGCCCTGGCGATCCGCGATGTTGGGGCACTGCTGCTCAAAGGACTGCTGCGCGAGCGGGCCGGCGATGCCCGTGCGGCGATGAGCTTCTACCGCACAGCCCAGGCGCAGATGGCCTTCGATGGCCGCGTCCCGCCCGAGCTGGCGCAGCTGGAGGCTCATGCGCGGGCCTATCTCGCCAGCGCCAGCGATGACTTCACCGGCCATCTGCTGGGCGAACTGGGCGAGAACCTCA comes from Novosphingobium ginsenosidimutans and encodes:
- a CDS encoding nuclear transport factor 2 family protein, with the protein product MSTHPGVAAWHAYMESGADRDLLSALVADDAVFHSPVVHSPQAGKAKVMLYLLSAAKVLGNDSFIYVREIVEGNDALLEFTCEIDGIHVNGIDLIRFDDAGKIIDFKVMVRPVKAVNKLWEMMAAQLQAAAG